A genome region from Geodermatophilus bullaregiensis includes the following:
- a CDS encoding acyltransferase family protein has translation MELRDARPGPSTSRQRLDSIQMMRGVAALLVVVTHAVDLAEAHPHLGVSRIAGLGHLGNFGAIGVDLFFVISGFVMALSVANAAGAPAAGRFLVLRWARVAPPFLIACAVLICLHAFVGPPPALPWRAAANAVVFVPVLDRWGYTLPVLDVGWTLSFEFTFYLGVAAMVLLGLSRRLWLLAAGMTALVGLGAVLRPGTFLLAWVSNPIVLEFALGIVAYLVWERGLLTRVRPLWWTLGGAAAAVLAAQVVVGYHDVSEARTVLDGSTSALRVLLWGVPLFFLFLALLPLGQDGRDSRLGRAARSLGDSSYSLYLVHIPVFVVLGAVLTRSPALPVADLVVVVAVVLAVAAGTVFHHWVEAPINDYVRRVSTRHPAPARTAAPRETTTSATRAPATRAPEAVRGPEPAAHTERAVLSGRHGDRRPPVPRLVPPVPPSRPRGVAGTGGRQGARHPLHPHADHRRPAAPGRLASAADQRSAADAARDVQPTGVGGPR, from the coding sequence GTGGAGTTGAGGGACGCCCGACCCGGGCCGAGCACGAGCCGACAGCGGCTCGACAGCATCCAGATGATGCGCGGCGTCGCTGCGCTGCTGGTCGTCGTCACGCACGCCGTCGACCTGGCCGAGGCGCACCCCCACCTGGGGGTGTCCCGGATCGCCGGGCTCGGTCACCTGGGCAACTTCGGCGCGATCGGCGTCGACCTGTTCTTCGTCATCAGCGGCTTCGTCATGGCGCTGTCCGTGGCGAACGCGGCGGGCGCCCCGGCCGCCGGCCGCTTCCTGGTCCTGCGGTGGGCGCGCGTGGCGCCGCCGTTCCTCATCGCCTGCGCGGTGCTGATCTGCCTGCACGCCTTCGTCGGCCCACCCCCGGCCCTCCCCTGGCGGGCAGCGGCCAACGCGGTGGTGTTCGTCCCCGTCCTGGACCGCTGGGGCTACACCCTCCCCGTCCTGGACGTCGGCTGGACGCTGTCGTTCGAGTTCACCTTCTACCTCGGCGTCGCGGCCATGGTGCTGCTCGGCCTGTCCCGGCGGCTGTGGCTGCTCGCCGCGGGCATGACCGCCCTCGTGGGCCTCGGGGCGGTCCTGCGCCCGGGCACCTTCCTGCTCGCCTGGGTGAGCAACCCGATCGTGCTGGAGTTCGCGCTCGGGATCGTCGCCTACCTGGTGTGGGAGCGCGGGCTGCTCACCCGGGTCCGGCCGCTGTGGTGGACCCTGGGCGGCGCGGCGGCCGCCGTGCTCGCGGCGCAGGTGGTGGTCGGCTACCACGACGTCTCCGAGGCGCGCACGGTCCTCGACGGGTCCACCAGCGCGCTGCGGGTCCTGCTCTGGGGCGTGCCGCTCTTCTTCCTCTTCCTCGCGCTCCTGCCGCTCGGGCAGGACGGCCGGGACTCACGGCTGGGCCGGGCCGCGCGCAGCCTGGGCGACAGCTCCTACTCGCTGTACCTGGTGCACATCCCGGTCTTCGTCGTCCTGGGCGCGGTGCTGACCCGGTCACCCGCGCTGCCGGTCGCCGACCTCGTCGTCGTCGTCGCCGTGGTCCTCGCCGTCGCCGCGGGCACGGTCTTCCACCACTGGGTGGAGGCGCCGATCAACGACTACGTGCGTCGGGTGAGCACTCGCCACCCCGCACCCGCGCGGACCGCCGCCCCCCGGGAGACGACGACCTCCGCGACGAGGGCACCGGCGACGAGGGCACCGGAGGCGGTGCGCGGACCGGAGCCCGCCGCCCACACCGAGCGCGCGGTCCTGTCCGGGCGGCACGGCGACCGGCGGCCGCCCGTCCCCCGGCTCGTCCCGCCGGTGCCACCGTCCCGGCCACGCGGGGTGGCCGGCACCGGTGGCCGCCAGGGCGCGCGCCACCCACTGCACCCGCACGCCGACCACCGGCGCCCGGCGGCCCCCGGGCGACTCGCCTCCGCCGCGGACCAGCGGTCGGCCGCGGACGCCGCCCGGGACGTCCAGCCGACCGGGGTGGGCGGGCCCCGATGA
- a CDS encoding acetyl/propionyl/methylcrotonyl-CoA carboxylase subunit alpha, with translation MHKVLIANRGEIAVRVARACKDAGLTSVAVYAEPDRDALHVRVADEAFALGGTTPGDSYLVVDKILDAAKRSGADAIHPGYGFLSENAGFAQAVIDAGLTWIGPSPQAIIDLGDKVAARHIATRAGAPLVPGTKDPVGGADEVVAFAEEHGLPVAIKAAFGGGGRGLKVARTVEEIPELFDSAVREAVSAFGRGECFVERFLDRPRHVEAQVLADTHGNVVVVGTRDCSLQRRNQKLVEEAPAPFLTDEQRARIHESAKAICREAGYHGAGTVEYLVGVDGSISFLEVNTRLQVEHPVSEETSGIDLVRQQFRIADGLPLEVTEDPEPRGHSIEFRINAEDAGRGFMPAPGPVTRLEIPQGPGVRWDAGVETGGEVAGAFDSMLAKLIVTGASREETLQRARRALDELVVEGMPTVVPFHRAVVRDEAFTSEPFSVHTRWIETEWDNQVPPYSAAPAEADEEVPRQTVVVEVGGRRLEVSLPAGLAAGGSAPAAAGGGAKPRKRGSGHGGSGASGDSLTSPMQGTIVKVAVEEGAPVQAGDLVVVLEAMKMEQPIAAHKAGTVTGLSAEVGATVTSGAVICTIADAG, from the coding sequence GTGCACAAGGTCCTGATCGCCAACCGTGGGGAGATCGCGGTCCGCGTCGCGCGGGCGTGCAAGGACGCCGGGCTGACCAGCGTCGCGGTCTACGCCGAGCCCGACCGGGACGCACTCCACGTGCGGGTGGCCGACGAGGCCTTCGCCCTGGGCGGGACGACGCCGGGCGACTCCTACCTGGTCGTCGACAAGATCCTCGACGCCGCGAAGCGGTCCGGCGCGGACGCGATCCACCCCGGCTACGGCTTCCTCTCGGAGAACGCCGGCTTCGCCCAGGCGGTCATCGACGCCGGGCTGACCTGGATCGGCCCCTCCCCGCAGGCGATCATCGACCTCGGCGACAAGGTGGCCGCCCGCCACATCGCCACCCGCGCCGGCGCCCCCCTCGTGCCCGGCACGAAGGACCCGGTCGGCGGCGCCGACGAGGTGGTCGCCTTCGCGGAGGAGCACGGCCTCCCGGTGGCCATCAAGGCGGCGTTCGGCGGTGGCGGGCGCGGGCTGAAGGTCGCCCGCACCGTCGAGGAGATCCCCGAGCTGTTCGACTCCGCGGTCCGCGAGGCCGTGTCGGCCTTCGGCCGCGGCGAGTGCTTCGTCGAGCGGTTCCTCGACCGGCCGCGGCACGTCGAGGCGCAGGTCCTGGCCGACACCCACGGCAACGTGGTCGTCGTCGGCACCCGCGACTGCTCCCTGCAGCGGCGCAACCAGAAGCTGGTCGAGGAGGCGCCCGCGCCGTTCCTCACCGACGAGCAGCGCGCGCGCATCCACGAGTCGGCCAAGGCCATCTGCCGGGAGGCCGGCTACCACGGCGCCGGCACCGTCGAGTACCTCGTGGGCGTCGACGGCTCGATCTCCTTCCTCGAGGTCAACACCCGGCTGCAGGTCGAGCACCCGGTGTCGGAGGAGACCAGCGGCATCGACCTGGTGCGCCAGCAGTTCCGCATCGCCGACGGCCTGCCGCTGGAGGTCACCGAGGACCCCGAGCCGCGCGGGCACAGCATCGAGTTCCGGATCAACGCCGAGGACGCCGGGCGCGGCTTCATGCCGGCGCCCGGCCCGGTGACGCGGCTGGAGATCCCGCAGGGCCCGGGCGTGCGCTGGGACGCCGGCGTCGAGACCGGCGGCGAGGTGGCCGGCGCGTTCGACTCGATGCTGGCCAAGCTGATCGTCACCGGCGCCAGCCGCGAGGAGACGCTGCAGCGGGCCCGCCGCGCGCTGGACGAGCTGGTGGTCGAGGGCATGCCCACGGTGGTCCCGTTCCACCGCGCGGTGGTCCGCGACGAGGCGTTCACCAGCGAGCCGTTCTCCGTGCACACCCGCTGGATCGAGACGGAGTGGGACAACCAGGTCCCGCCGTACTCGGCCGCGCCGGCCGAGGCCGACGAGGAGGTGCCCCGGCAGACCGTCGTCGTCGAGGTGGGCGGGCGGCGGCTGGAGGTCTCGCTGCCCGCCGGGCTGGCCGCCGGAGGCAGCGCGCCGGCCGCCGCCGGGGGTGGCGCCAAGCCGCGCAAGCGGGGCTCGGGGCACGGCGGGTCGGGCGCGAGCGGCGACTCCCTCACCTCGCCGATGCAGGGCACGATCGTCAAGGTCGCCGTCGAGGAGGGCGCCCCGGTCCAGGCCGGCGACCTCGTCGTCGTCCTCGAGGCGATGAAGATGGAGCAGCCGATCGCCGCGCACAAGGCGGGCACCGTGACCGGCCTGTCGGCCGAGGTCGGCGCCACCGTCACCAGCGGCGCGGTCATCTGCACCATCGCCGACGCGGGGTAG
- a CDS encoding reprolysin-like metallopeptidase, which yields MPHAARPRSPRLLALAAVTAVLVPLLLAGPAAAEDPAPDQVAAGDTVVGTLVQAFADPEHAEAPGAPAGDVEDTLLSWIDSGDDGAVRVPTEDVADIEVGATVEVTVGAEVRDEATVEQGLEPAREVVEAEVVAPAEPAAATAPTTNAVTVAMVQPAGAPQDGTTLAEVVAAVDGPVRQFWNEQTDGAVTVAVTGRHDWFPTVADCADPFALWEEAAGTIGWNGGAAEHLLLYVPYTADCSYGLGTIGSGIGAGGLAYVQDTATSVLAHELGHNFGLGHSSAVQCDASPETAPCRTESYWDFYDVMGVSWQQVGSLNAPQAARLGMLPSSAQQSVSATGTGGTYTLKPMGSRTGTRVLVLTSGSTRYWVEYRAAVGRDSWLSDPYASYGLEAGVLVHVDGPGPTSDTSLLLDGTPSADEDWDLDEQTVLPPGSPMSLGGGGLTVSVTATSASAVTVTVRTAADGPAPETAIAALYRRLGGTGGWLGSPTTGEQCGLRGGGCLQHFEHGSIYWTAASGAHAIGGAIRGQWGVQGSENGFLGYAVTDEVCGLRGGGCLQHFQGGSIYWTPATGAQPVNGAIKERWGTLGWENGWLGYPAAAAVCGPAAGGCSQVFQGGSVHWSPASGAAAVNPRGAIGGRWVSLRGDSGPLGYPTGNEVCGLGNGGCLQQFQGGTVYWSAASGAQRITGAIRARWGSLGWEFGWLGYPTGDEVCGMLNGGCRQPFQAGWVYWSPAGGAHPLNGAILSRWSAGAERFFGYPTTDAVCGLRGGGCHQAFQGPSIYWSPASGAQPVGGAIRTRWGQLGGENGHLGYPVGPEVPTSAGVSQRFQGGTLSWSVRTGQVSAS from the coding sequence GTGCCCCACGCTGCCCGCCCGCGGTCTCCGCGGCTGCTCGCCCTCGCGGCCGTCACCGCCGTCCTCGTGCCGCTGCTGCTGGCCGGCCCGGCCGCGGCGGAGGACCCGGCGCCGGACCAGGTCGCCGCCGGCGACACCGTCGTCGGGACGCTGGTCCAGGCGTTCGCCGACCCCGAGCACGCCGAGGCCCCTGGCGCGCCGGCCGGGGACGTCGAGGACACCCTGCTCAGCTGGATCGACAGCGGGGACGACGGAGCCGTCCGCGTCCCGACCGAGGACGTCGCCGACATCGAGGTGGGCGCGACCGTCGAGGTCACCGTCGGCGCCGAGGTCCGCGACGAGGCGACCGTGGAGCAGGGCCTCGAGCCCGCCCGCGAGGTCGTCGAGGCCGAGGTCGTCGCCCCCGCCGAGCCGGCCGCCGCCACCGCACCCACCACCAACGCCGTCACCGTGGCGATGGTCCAGCCGGCCGGCGCACCCCAGGACGGCACGACGCTGGCCGAGGTCGTCGCTGCCGTCGACGGGCCGGTGCGGCAGTTCTGGAACGAGCAGACCGACGGCGCGGTCACCGTCGCGGTGACCGGCCGGCACGACTGGTTCCCCACCGTGGCCGACTGCGCCGACCCCTTCGCGCTGTGGGAGGAAGCGGCCGGGACCATCGGCTGGAACGGCGGCGCGGCCGAGCACCTGCTGCTCTACGTCCCCTACACCGCCGACTGCTCCTACGGGCTGGGCACGATCGGCTCGGGCATCGGTGCCGGCGGCCTGGCCTACGTGCAGGACACGGCCACCTCGGTGCTCGCCCACGAGCTCGGGCACAACTTCGGCCTGGGCCACTCCTCGGCGGTGCAGTGCGACGCCTCGCCGGAGACCGCCCCGTGCCGGACCGAGTCCTACTGGGACTTCTACGACGTCATGGGCGTCTCCTGGCAGCAGGTCGGCTCGCTCAACGCCCCCCAGGCCGCGCGGCTCGGGATGCTGCCCTCGTCGGCGCAGCAGTCGGTCTCCGCCACGGGGACCGGCGGCACCTACACGCTGAAGCCGATGGGCAGCCGGACCGGCACCCGGGTGCTCGTGCTGACCTCCGGGAGCACCCGTTACTGGGTCGAGTACCGCGCCGCCGTGGGCCGCGACAGCTGGCTGTCCGACCCTTACGCGAGCTACGGCCTGGAGGCCGGCGTCCTCGTCCACGTCGACGGCCCCGGACCGACGAGCGACACCTCGCTGCTGCTGGACGGGACCCCGTCCGCGGACGAGGACTGGGACCTCGACGAGCAGACCGTGCTGCCCCCCGGCAGCCCGATGTCCCTCGGCGGCGGCGGCCTCACCGTCAGCGTGACGGCCACGTCCGCGTCGGCCGTGACGGTCACCGTGCGGACGGCGGCCGACGGCCCCGCGCCCGAGACCGCCATCGCTGCGCTGTACCGCCGGCTCGGTGGCACGGGTGGCTGGCTCGGGTCCCCCACCACCGGGGAGCAGTGCGGCCTGCGGGGCGGCGGGTGCCTGCAGCACTTCGAGCACGGCTCGATCTACTGGACCGCGGCCAGCGGAGCGCACGCGATCGGCGGCGCCATCCGCGGCCAGTGGGGCGTGCAGGGCTCGGAGAACGGCTTCCTCGGCTACGCGGTGACCGACGAGGTGTGCGGCCTGCGTGGCGGCGGGTGCCTGCAGCACTTCCAGGGCGGCTCGATCTACTGGACGCCGGCAACCGGCGCCCAGCCGGTCAACGGCGCCATCAAGGAGCGGTGGGGGACGCTGGGCTGGGAGAACGGCTGGCTCGGCTACCCGGCGGCTGCCGCCGTGTGCGGCCCAGCCGCCGGCGGGTGCTCGCAGGTCTTCCAGGGCGGTTCCGTCCACTGGTCCCCGGCGTCCGGTGCTGCTGCCGTCAACCCGCGGGGCGCCATCGGCGGCCGGTGGGTCTCGCTGCGCGGCGACAGCGGTCCCCTCGGTTACCCGACCGGCAACGAGGTCTGCGGTCTGGGCAACGGCGGCTGCCTGCAGCAGTTCCAGGGGGGCACGGTCTACTGGTCGGCGGCCTCCGGGGCGCAGCGGATCACCGGCGCGATCCGCGCCAGGTGGGGGTCGCTCGGCTGGGAGTTCGGCTGGCTCGGCTACCCGACCGGCGACGAGGTGTGCGGGATGCTCAACGGCGGCTGCCGTCAGCCGTTCCAGGCCGGCTGGGTCTACTGGTCGCCGGCCGGCGGCGCCCACCCGCTCAACGGCGCGATCCTCTCCCGCTGGAGCGCCGGCGCCGAGCGGTTCTTCGGCTACCCGACCACCGACGCGGTGTGCGGGCTCCGTGGCGGCGGCTGCCACCAGGCCTTCCAGGGGCCGTCGATCTACTGGTCACCGGCCTCGGGCGCCCAGCCGGTCGGTGGTGCGATCCGCACCCGGTGGGGTCAGCTGGGCGGGGAGAACGGCCACCTGGGCTACCCGGTCGGGCCGGAGGTGCCCACCTCCGCCGGCGTCTCGCAGCGCTTCCAGGGCGGCACGCTGTCCTGGTCGGTGCGGACCGGTCAGGTCAGCGCCTCCTGA
- a CDS encoding reprolysin-like metallopeptidase, which produces MSPLRVPARLPRSLAVAGAVLALCAGPFAPSALADEGTVETVTGQLVQVWPETSPDGQHAGESHEEPLTLVEAEDGGSVRVPAEDVEDVEPGATVEVTVGGTEADAAAEDGLEPAREVLDTQVVQAAPAAGPVPAGSVTNQVTVVMVVPHGGTPDGTSLASVVSAVDDPVARFWSEQTGGAVTVGVTAAHDWIRTAAGCADPTALWEEAAGRVGFEPGPGRHLLLYVSSRPQDLPGCSYALGQVGSGTTSGGRLYVRDDLPAVIAHELGHNFGLGHSSGLQCDGTVEGGTCRTAAYRDFYDVMGVSWDRVGSLTAAQAERLGVLPAAATQAVPAGSGARTVTLAPIGGGSGTRAVRLTDAEGTDYWLEYRTAVGRDAWLASDNRYRLDSGVLLHREGALPDTSLLLDGTPSSAAGWDGDLQTALQPGVPVSVAGGELTVTVDAVTAAGATVTVVSGAPVAGTAPTPAGPAPSVLPGAPVRAAVPPAPAAAPVAQPVETAGTPAPAPVAPPVAAATEVPAPAPAPGAAPVEAAATAPAGPGWTTPALAAGGLVGVGGTALAARRLPLLRRRP; this is translated from the coding sequence ATGTCCCCGCTCCGAGTCCCCGCCCGCCTGCCGCGGTCCCTCGCCGTCGCCGGTGCCGTGCTCGCGCTCTGCGCCGGCCCGTTCGCGCCGTCGGCGCTGGCCGACGAGGGCACGGTCGAGACGGTCACCGGGCAGCTCGTGCAGGTCTGGCCGGAGACCTCCCCCGACGGCCAGCACGCGGGTGAGTCGCACGAGGAGCCGCTGACCCTGGTCGAGGCCGAGGACGGCGGCTCCGTCCGCGTCCCCGCCGAGGACGTCGAGGACGTCGAGCCCGGGGCCACCGTCGAGGTGACCGTCGGCGGCACCGAGGCCGACGCCGCGGCCGAGGACGGCCTGGAGCCGGCCCGCGAGGTGCTCGACACCCAGGTCGTCCAGGCGGCCCCGGCGGCAGGCCCCGTGCCGGCCGGCTCGGTCACCAACCAGGTCACCGTCGTCATGGTGGTCCCGCACGGTGGCACCCCGGACGGCACGTCGCTGGCCTCGGTCGTCTCGGCCGTCGACGACCCGGTCGCGCGGTTCTGGTCCGAGCAGACCGGCGGCGCGGTCACCGTCGGCGTCACCGCGGCCCACGACTGGATCCGCACCGCCGCCGGCTGCGCCGACCCCACCGCGCTCTGGGAGGAGGCCGCCGGCCGCGTCGGCTTCGAGCCGGGCCCGGGGCGGCACCTGCTGCTCTACGTGAGCAGCCGGCCGCAGGACCTGCCCGGCTGCTCCTACGCCCTCGGTCAGGTCGGCTCCGGGACGACGTCCGGCGGCCGGCTCTACGTCCGCGACGACCTGCCCGCCGTCATCGCCCACGAGCTGGGCCACAACTTCGGCCTCGGCCACTCCAGCGGCCTGCAGTGCGACGGCACGGTGGAGGGCGGCACCTGCCGCACCGCCGCCTACCGCGACTTCTACGACGTCATGGGCGTCTCCTGGGACCGCGTCGGCAGCCTCACCGCCGCCCAGGCCGAGCGCCTCGGGGTGCTGCCCGCCGCCGCGACGCAGGCCGTGCCCGCCGGCAGCGGCGCGCGGACGGTCACCCTCGCCCCGATCGGCGGCGGCAGCGGCACCCGCGCGGTGCGGCTCACCGACGCCGAGGGCACCGACTACTGGCTGGAGTACCGCACCGCCGTCGGCCGGGACGCCTGGCTCGCCTCGGACAACCGCTACCGGCTCGACAGCGGCGTGCTGCTGCACCGCGAGGGCGCGCTGCCCGACACCTCGCTGCTGCTCGACGGCACGCCGTCGTCCGCGGCCGGCTGGGACGGCGACCTGCAGACGGCGCTGCAGCCCGGCGTCCCGGTGTCGGTGGCCGGCGGGGAGCTGACCGTCACGGTCGACGCCGTCACCGCGGCGGGCGCGACCGTCACCGTGGTCAGCGGGGCGCCGGTCGCCGGCACCGCCCCGACGCCGGCCGGCCCCGCGCCCTCGGTGCTGCCCGGTGCCCCGGTCCGCGCCGCCGTCCCGCCCGCTCCCGCTGCCGCTCCGGTCGCGCAGCCGGTGGAGACGGCCGGCACCCCCGCCCCCGCCCCCGTGGCGCCGCCGGTCGCCGCCGCCACCGAGGTCCCGGCACCGGCACCGGCACCCGGCGCCGCTCCGGTCGAGGCCGCCGCGACGGCTCCCGCGGGCCCGGGCTGGACCACCCCGGCGCTCGCCGCGGGCGGCCTGGTCGGCGTCGGCGGGACCGCGCTCGCCGCGCGCAGGCTGCCGCTGCTGCGCCGCCGCCCCTGA
- a CDS encoding NAD(P)H-quinone dehydrogenase encodes MTRIVIIGGGPAGYEAALVAASLGAQVTVVERDGLGGASVLTDCVPSKTLIAAAGTMTSVRDSSVLGLRGTDLRTVGLDLVTVNSRVKGLAVAQSADIHARLTAEGVRIVAGQGRLADDVRGLVEHRVEVLDADGGVTETLECDVVLIATGADPRVLPGSEPDGERILDWRDLYDLEDMPEHLVVVGSGVTGAEFASGYLEAGVPVTLVSSRDQVLPGEDADAAEVLEEVFQARGGRIAERGRAAGVTRTEKGVLVELTDGRTVEGSHALMTVGTVPNTAGLNLEACGVELRESGHVVVDRVSRTNVPGVYAAGDVTGVFQLASVAAMQGRIAMWHALGEAVQPIRLKTVAANVFTHPEIATVGVQEKTLPEGHDLDVVRLPLATNARAKMSDLHAGFVKLFARKATGVVVGGVVVAPGASELILPIALAVTKGLTVSDLAQTFAIYPSLSGSITEAGRRLMGADALA; translated from the coding sequence ATGACCCGCATCGTCATCATCGGTGGCGGCCCGGCCGGCTACGAGGCCGCGCTGGTGGCCGCCTCGCTCGGTGCGCAGGTCACCGTCGTCGAACGCGACGGGCTCGGTGGGGCCAGCGTGCTCACCGACTGCGTCCCGTCGAAGACCCTCATCGCCGCCGCCGGCACCATGACGTCGGTCCGCGACTCCAGCGTGCTGGGGCTGCGGGGCACCGACCTGCGCACGGTCGGCCTGGACCTGGTCACGGTCAACAGCCGGGTCAAGGGCCTGGCGGTCGCCCAGTCGGCCGACATCCACGCCCGGCTGACCGCCGAGGGCGTGCGGATCGTCGCCGGGCAGGGCCGGCTCGCCGACGACGTCCGCGGGCTGGTCGAGCACCGCGTCGAGGTGCTGGACGCCGACGGCGGCGTCACCGAGACGCTGGAGTGCGACGTCGTCCTCATCGCCACCGGCGCCGACCCGCGCGTGCTGCCCGGCAGCGAGCCCGACGGCGAGCGGATCCTCGACTGGCGCGACCTCTACGACCTCGAGGACATGCCCGAGCACCTCGTCGTCGTCGGCTCCGGCGTGACCGGCGCGGAGTTCGCCTCCGGCTACCTCGAGGCCGGCGTGCCGGTCACCCTCGTCTCCTCCCGCGACCAGGTGCTGCCCGGCGAGGACGCCGACGCCGCCGAGGTGCTCGAGGAGGTCTTCCAGGCGCGCGGCGGGCGGATCGCCGAGCGCGGCCGCGCCGCCGGCGTCACCCGCACCGAGAAGGGCGTGCTGGTCGAGCTCACCGACGGCCGCACCGTCGAGGGCTCGCACGCGCTGATGACCGTGGGCACCGTGCCGAACACCGCCGGGCTCAACCTCGAGGCGTGCGGCGTGGAGCTGCGCGAGTCCGGCCACGTCGTCGTCGACCGGGTGTCGCGGACCAACGTGCCGGGCGTCTACGCCGCCGGCGACGTCACCGGCGTCTTCCAGCTGGCCAGCGTCGCGGCGATGCAGGGCCGCATCGCGATGTGGCACGCGCTCGGCGAGGCCGTGCAGCCGATCCGGCTGAAGACCGTGGCGGCCAACGTCTTCACCCACCCGGAGATCGCCACCGTCGGCGTCCAGGAGAAGACGCTGCCCGAGGGCCACGACCTCGACGTCGTCCGGCTGCCGCTGGCCACCAACGCGCGGGCCAAGATGAGCGACCTGCACGCCGGCTTCGTGAAGCTGTTCGCCCGCAAGGCCACCGGCGTGGTCGTCGGCGGGGTCGTCGTCGCGCCGGGGGCCAGCGAGCTGATCCTGCCGATCGCGCTGGCGGTGACCAAGGGCCTCACCGTCAGCGACCTGGCGCAGACCTTCGCCATCTACCCGTCGCTGTCGGGCTCGATCACCGAGGCCGGCCGGCGGCTCATGGGGGCCGACGCGCTGGCGTGA
- a CDS encoding gamma-glutamylcyclotransferase family protein encodes MGLYAAYGSNMDPDQMLRRCPSSPHVGTGWVRGWRLTFGAEEYGWEGALATLVPAEDDSPGVFVALYDLTPTDERALDAWEGADSGLYRKLNLGVHTLGGDVVAYVYALDAFEGGLPSARYLGALADAAEAAGAPADYLAELRARDCRSTGV; translated from the coding sequence ATGGGTCTCTACGCCGCGTACGGGTCGAACATGGACCCCGACCAGATGCTGCGCCGCTGCCCGTCCTCGCCGCACGTCGGTACCGGCTGGGTCCGCGGCTGGCGGCTGACCTTCGGTGCCGAGGAGTACGGCTGGGAGGGCGCGCTGGCCACCCTCGTCCCCGCCGAGGACGACTCCCCCGGCGTCTTCGTCGCCCTCTACGACCTCACGCCCACGGACGAGCGGGCCCTCGACGCCTGGGAGGGCGCCGACTCCGGCCTGTACCGCAAGCTCAACCTGGGCGTGCACACCCTCGGCGGCGACGTCGTCGCCTACGTCTACGCCCTCGACGCCTTCGAGGGCGGCCTGCCCTCGGCGCGCTACCTCGGCGCGCTCGCCGACGCCGCCGAGGCCGCCGGCGCCCCGGCCGACTACCTCGCCGAGCTCCGCGCCCGCGACTGCCGCTCCACCGGCGTCTGA
- the meaB gene encoding methylmalonyl Co-A mutase-associated GTPase MeaB: MPGPDVPALLEGVLGGDRRSLARAITLVESRRADHRERAQELLVELLPHAGNARRVGISGVPGVGKSTFIDQLGVDLTAAGSKVAVLAVDPSSARSGGSILGDKTRMARLSVDPAAFIRPAPTAGTLGGVAQATRESMVVVEAAGHDVVLVETVGVGQSEVTVAEMVDSFLFLTLARTGDQLQGIKRGILEIADVIAVNKADGPAAGDARKAARELAGAIRMLRGHGEDWQVPVLTCAGLTGEGLAEVWAKLVEHQDRARASGAFDERRRSQQVRWTRQLVRDGLEQRLRAHPGVRAAAPELEKAVLAGELTPALAARQLLETFLGSS; this comes from the coding sequence ATGCCCGGCCCCGACGTCCCCGCGCTGCTCGAGGGGGTGCTCGGCGGGGACCGCCGGTCGCTGGCCCGGGCGATCACGCTGGTCGAGTCCCGCCGGGCCGACCACCGCGAGCGGGCGCAGGAGCTGCTCGTCGAGCTGCTGCCGCACGCCGGGAACGCCCGGCGCGTGGGCATCAGCGGGGTGCCCGGCGTGGGGAAGTCGACCTTCATCGACCAGCTCGGCGTCGACCTGACCGCGGCGGGCTCGAAGGTCGCCGTCCTCGCCGTCGACCCCTCCTCGGCGCGGTCGGGCGGGTCGATCCTCGGCGACAAGACCCGGATGGCGCGGCTGTCGGTCGACCCGGCGGCCTTCATCCGGCCCGCGCCGACCGCGGGGACGCTGGGCGGGGTGGCGCAGGCGACGCGCGAGTCGATGGTCGTCGTCGAGGCGGCCGGTCACGACGTCGTCCTGGTGGAGACCGTCGGCGTCGGGCAGTCGGAGGTGACCGTCGCGGAGATGGTCGACTCCTTCCTGTTCCTCACGCTGGCGCGCACCGGCGACCAGCTGCAGGGGATCAAGCGCGGGATCCTGGAGATCGCCGACGTCATCGCCGTCAACAAGGCCGACGGTCCGGCCGCCGGCGACGCGCGCAAGGCCGCCCGCGAGCTGGCCGGCGCGATCCGGATGCTGCGCGGGCACGGCGAGGACTGGCAGGTGCCGGTGCTGACCTGCGCCGGGCTGACCGGCGAGGGGCTGGCCGAGGTGTGGGCCAAGCTGGTCGAGCACCAGGACCGGGCCCGCGCGTCGGGGGCCTTCGACGAGCGGCGGCGCAGCCAGCAGGTGCGCTGGACCCGGCAGCTGGTGCGCGACGGCCTCGAGCAGCGGCTGCGCGCGCACCCCGGCGTCCGCGCGGCCGCGCCGGAGCTGGAGAAGGCGGTGCTGGCCGGCGAGCTCACCCCCGCGCTGGCCGCCCGGCAGCTCCTGGAGACCTTCCTCGGCTCTTCCTGA